The Polynucleobacter sp. JS-JIR-5-A7 region TAAGCCAATCGCCAAAGCGGCTGGCCCAAAACCACCCAAGCCATAATTATTTTCAGATGATTTTTTACCTTTGGATTTTTCCAAGAGGCGCTGTAAGTCAGCAATATTCTTTTGCAGTTCTGCAACACGTGCTTTAGCTTGCTCTAGTTCTTTTTCTTGAGCGACTAAGTCTTCTGTGTAACGACGCTCCTCAGCACTGCCTTCTGCACTGGAGCCAATTTTCAAGCGATCTTTTGCAGCATTCTCAGCAGCTTTATTTTTTCCACCCTTACTAGAACCATCTACACCTTTATCGCCTTTACCACCCCTCTCAGAGCGCCACTGCTCATTAGCATCAGCCACGAACTGATTGGCCTCAACAGGACTAATGGAGCGCAAGAGTGCTTGACTTGGTTTATTAAGCTCGGCTCCAGAAATTAATCTATTCACACTACCGCTGGCAAACGCATCAGGATTTGCTTTATATAAAGCCAGCATGGTCTGATCTAAGCTAGCACCCTCTAGGCGTGGCGCCATGATGGTGGCAATTTCAGAAAGACTTTGACCAGGTTTTACAGTCACCTTCTGCGTATCACCTAAGAGGAAGGTATATGTTTTAGTGAGACTTCCACTTGACCAATTCATCTTCACTAAGACATCTAGGAATGGATCATCAGTGATTGGTACAGGATTTACGGTTTCTACTAAAACCATCAACTGCTCTTGACGATTTCGATAAATCATTACTTGCGGATTCAAATCCAGAATTTTTTGCGAGATCCCCAGTTTTTCGAAGGCCGTCTTACCTGGAAGTTCAACAGTAAGGGATGGCAATGCATCCTTTTCGTCCACCCCACTTCTAATGGGAATTTCTACGCGTAAGGGCTCACCAGGTACTGACTGTAATTTAGGAACGCCCAAATGAATCGCGCTGACCGCACAGGACCAAGTGAGCAAAGCAAAGCAAATTACTTTGAGCAATCTCGATTGGTCAAGACCTAGCATCTATGTAATTACCTCTCCAGTAAGATTCTGAGCATGCGGCGCAAGGGCTCAGCTGCTCCCCATAATAGCTGATCGCCGACGGTAAATGCACCTAAATACTCTGGACCCATCGCCAATTTATGCAAACGTCCAATAGGTACTGTCAAGGTGCCGCTCACTGCTGCTGGCGATAAATCACGCTCAGTTATTTCACGATCATTAGGCACGACTTTTACCCACTGACTATCGTTTGCCAAGATCGTTTCAATCTCCTGGAGGGGAACATCTTTCTTCAGCTTCACTGTCAAGCCCTGGGAATGGCAGCGCATCGCTCCAACCCGCACACATATCCCATCAACTGGAATACTGCCAGCAGTCCGGAATGCAGGGCGACCTAAGATCTTATTGAACTCAGCGCCACCCTTCCACTCTTCTTTGGTTTGCCCATGCTCGAGAGGTACGTCGATCCACGGAATTAAACTTCCAGCTAAAGCAGTATTACGAAAATTCTGTTTCGGAAAATCGGGTGAACGTAAGGTTTCAGTCACTTTGCGATCAATATCCAAAATCCACGAAGATGGGTCTGCCAATTCTGCAGCCACGCTGTCACGCAAAGCGCCCATTTGCAATAGTAACTCGCGCATGTTTTGAGCGCCTGCACCAGAAGCTGCTTGATAAGTCATGGCACTAATCCACTCAACCATGTCAGCCTTCACTAAACCACCCATAGCCATCATCATTAAACTGACTGTGCAGTTGCTACCAATCCAATTTTTTCCACCCGCAGCTAATGCCTTATCAATCACAGGGCGATTGACTGGATCGAGAATCAATACAGCATCATCTTTCATGCGCAATGCGCTAGCAGCATCAATCCAGTGACCACTCCAACCAGCCGCACGCAGCTTGGGGAAGATCTCATTGGTGTAGTCGCCACCCTGGCAAGTCAGAATGATGTCGCAACGGGACAATGCCTTGATGTCATTGGCATCTTGCAAAGTACTTTCACTCTTGGTGACTTTTTTACCATTGAGCAGGGGAACTTCGCCGCCTACTTGGCTCGTGCTAAAGAAAACCGGCTCGATCAAATCAAAATCTTTCTCGGCGAGCATGCGCTCCATCAGAACACTGCCAACCATTCCGCGCCAGCCAACTAAACCTACCAACGGTGTTTTTGTATTTGCCATGATTTAACTACCTAGTGAAAATATTGACTTATTTATCCAGCGAGTGCCGCAACTACTGCATCACCCATTTGTACAGTAGATACCTTTTGGGTGTCTTCTGTATAAATATCAGCAGTACGTAAGCCTTGTGCCAACACTTTTTGTACTGCTTTTTCGATCCGGTCAGCTTCTGCAGGCATACCCAAGGAATAACGTAACATCATGGCTGCAGACAAAATCGTTGCCAGAGGATTAGCAATCCCTTGACCAGCAATATCAGGCGCAGAGCCGTGGCTTGGCTCATACAAGCCTTTGTTGTTCTTATCCAATGACGCAGAAGGCAACATGCCAATCGAGCCTGTGAGCATCGCAGCTTCGTCCGACAGAATGTCACCGAACAGATTGCCGGTCACGACTACATCAAATGCTTTAGGCGCCTTCACCAATTGCATTGCTGCATTATCGACATACATGTGGGATAACTCAACATCAGGATAGTCTTTAGAAACCCGAATCATGACTTCACGCCACAACTGTGAAGTCTCTAATACGTTCGCTTTATCCACGCTGCACACTTTTTTACCGCGCTTGCGTGCCGCTTCAAATGCAACGCGACCAATCCGCTCTACTTCTGGCTCGCTGTAATGCATGGTGTCATAACCTTCACGAGCACCTTTAAATAATGGCAACTCTGAGCTACGAATACCGCGTGGTTGACCAAAGTAAATATCGCCATTGAGTTCACGCACAATCAAAATATCCAAGCCACCAATAATTTCTGGTTTGAGGCTGGATGCTGCTGTGAGTTCTGGATAGCAAATCGCTGGCCTAAAGTTAGCAAACAATTCTAAGTGTTTACGTAATCCTAAGATGGCCTGCTCTGGGCGAAGTTCACGAGCAAGCGTGTCGTATTTCCAATCACCGACTGCGCCAAACAAAATAGCGTCAGCTTTTTTTGCCAACTCTAAAGTCGCTGGCGGCAAAGGATGTCCAGCCACGTCATAGGCAGCGCCACCCACAGGAGCTTCCTCTAGATCAAACTTTGGGCCTAACGCTTGAAGAACGCGAACGGCTTGAGCAACAATTTCCGGGCCGATCCCATCGCCCGGGAGAACTGCAATTTTCATGAAAGGCCTTTAAATCAACGAATTACGGCAATTGTGTCGCAAGCCAAGGCATCTTGAGGATGCGCTCAGCTTCATAAGCCTTGATTTTATCTGCATGACGCAGAGTTAAGCCAATATCGTCCAAACCGTTGAGGAGGCAATACTTCCTAAAGGGGGCTACCTCAAAGCTATAGGCGCTGCCGTCAGGGGCGATAACCTGTTGAGCGTCTAGGTCAATTGTCAGTTGATAACCACTAAAAGCCATCGTCTCGTTAAAGAGGTGATCTACCTGCATTTCGGTCAAAACGATGGGTAAAACACCATTTTTGAAGCAGTTGTTATAGAAAATATCGGCAAAGCTAGGGGCAATCACGGCCCTGAAGCCAAATTGGTCTAAAGCCCATGGCGCATGTTCACGTGAACTACCGCAACCAAAGTTCTTGCGAGCCAAGAGAATGCCGGCGCCTTTGTAGCGCGGCTGATTGAGCACAAAGTCAGGGTTAATTGGACGAGTACTGCAATCTTGACCAGGTTCGCCATGGTCTAAATAACGCCATTCATCGAATAGGTTCTGACCAAAGCCCGTTTTCTTGATGGACTTTAAAAACTGCTTCGGAATGATGGCATCGGTATCCACGTTCTCACGATTCAGTGGAGCAACTAAACCTTTGTATACCGTAAATTTTTCCATGACTCTGACTCTATCTATATTTTTTGTTTACTTCACAGGGGTAATGACAACGTCCTTACCCTTAGTTTGAGATTGATTCTGCTGAGTAGAATTTGCACCGGATCCGCCCATGGCACTACCCATGGTTTGCAAATCTTTGCCCATGCCTTCCATGGTATTACTGCAAGCAGAGATGATCACACCTGCAATGCCAACGATGGCTAATCGAGAAATCAATGAGACTGAAGGAAATTTCATCTGGATTACCTTTATGAAATCTTACGAACATCAACAAAATGGCCCTCAATCGCCGCAGCAGCCGCCATTGCCGGACTGACCAAATGGGTGCGACCGCCATTACCTTGACGACCTTCGAAGTTACGATTCGATGTAGAGGCACATCGCTCACCAGGCTCTAAGCGATCAGCATTCATGGCTAAACACATAGAGCAACCGGGCTCGCGCCATTCAAAGCCAGCAGCTTTAAAAATGCGATCTAAGCCTTCCCGCTCTGCTTGGGCTTTCACCAGACCAGAGCCAGGAACTACCAATGCCAGCTTCACATTCGCAGCCACTTTCTTGCCAATGCGATCCACCACTTTTGCAGCAGCCCGAATATCTTCAATGCGGCTATTAGTGCAGGAACCAATAAATACTTTATCCACAGAAATACTGCTCAGTGGCGTATTCGGAGTGAGATTCATATATTCCAAAGCACGCTCCATCGCAGAGCGCTTGTTTGGATCACGCTCTTTTTCCGGATCAGGAACACGGTCGCTGATAGCAAGCACCATCTCAGGAGAGGTACCCCAAGTGACTTGTGGAGCGATTTCTTCTGCACGCAATTCCACTACAGCATCAAACTGGGCATCTGCATCCGAATGCAATGTTCTCCAATACTGCATTGCTTGCAATAGGGCTTGACCTTGAGGAGCATAAGGGCGACCTTGAATGTATTCAATCGTAGTTTCATCCACAGCAACCAAACCAGATCTTGCGCCACCTTCAATCGCCATATTGCAGAGGGTCATACGACCTTCCATAGACAAATTCCGAATCGCTTCACCAGCAAACTCGATACAGTAACCAGTGCCACCCGCAGTACCAATCTTGCCGATCACCGCCAAGACGATATCTTTAGCTGTAGAACCGGGTTGCAAACGGCCATCTACCCGCACCAACATGTTCTTACTCTTTTTCATGAGCAAGGTTTGAGTGGCCAAGACGTGCTCCACTTCCGATGTACCAATACCAAATGCCAAGGCACCAAATGCGCCATGCGTGCTGGTATGTGAATCACCGCAGACAACAGTCATGCCAGGTAAGGTTGCACCCTGTTCTGGTCCAATCACGTGAACAATCCCTTGGCGAGCATCATTCATCTTGTATTGGGTAATACCAAATGCATCACAGTTTTGATCTAAGGTGTCGACTTGCAGCTTAGATATAGGATCTGCAATTCCTGCTGAGCGGTCTGTGGTTGGAACGTTGTGATCCGAAACAGCCAAGTTGGCGGAGATGCGCCATACCGGACGACCAGCCAGATTCAAGCCTTCAAATGCCTGAGGGCTGGTTACCTCATGGAGCAACTGACGGTCAATATAGATCGTGGCTGTGCCATCTTCTTCCGAGTAAACAACGTGGTCATCCCACAATTTGTCATAAAGCGTACGAGACATGAGTGCCCTTAAAACCTTTATTTACGAACGGAAATGTTAGGAACCTTACGCGAAGTTTCACCAACATATAACTGACGTGGACGTCCAATCTTGTACTCGGAATCCGTAATCATTTCTTCCCACTGAGCAATCCAGCCAACTGTTCTTGCTAACGCAAAAATACAAGTGAACATATCCGTTGGGATACCCAGTGCGCGCTGCACAATACCTGAGTAGAAGTCCACGTTTGGATAGAGCTTGCGGCTCACAAAATACTCGTCTTCCAAGGCAATCTTCTCCAGGGTCATCGCTAGCTTGAACAATGGATCATCTTGCAGGCCGAGTTCATTCAAAACTTCATAGCAAGTCTCACGCATTAATTTAGCGCGTGGATCGAAGTTTTTGTAAACGCGGTGACCAAAGCCCATCAAACGTACGCTCGAGTTCTTGTCTTTCACCTGGGCGATGAACTCATGAATCTTATCCACGCCGCCTTGTGCTTGAATATCATTCAACATTTGCAAGCAAGCTTCGTTAGCACCACCGTGGGCTGGACCCCAAAGACAAGCAATACCGGCAGAAATGGCAGCAAAAGGGTTCGTACCTGAAGAACCGCACAAACGAACGGTTGAGGTGGAGGCATTTTGCTCATGATCTGCATGCAAGATAAAGATGCGATCCAAAGCGCGTACTAAAACTGGATTTACTTTGTACTCTTCACACGGCGTAGCAAACATCATGCGCATGAAGTTTGCGGTGTATGACAAAGAGTTATCTGGATAGATAAAAGGTTGTCCTACGGAGTACTTGTACGACATTGCCACTAAGGTTGGCATCTTCGCAATCAAACGAATCTGCGCCACTTCACGTGCATAGGAATCGCTGTAATCAATCTCATCATGGTAGAACGCAGCCATGGCACCAACCAAACCAGTTAACACAGACATGGGATGGGCATCACGACGGAAACCGCGCAAGAAGAATTGCATTTGCTCGTGGACCATGGTGTGGTGAATCACCATTTGATCGAAATCTTTTTTCTCGGTCGCGTTGGGCAATTGGCCATTAATCAAAAGGTAGCAAACCTCTAAGAAGTCGCAGTTCGCAGCCAAATCATCAATCGGGTAACCACGATAGAGCAACTCGCCTTTGTCACCATCGATGTAGGTAATTTTGCTATTGCAGGATGCAGTAGATAGAAAGCCTGAGTCGTAAGTGAACTTACCAGTTTGACCATAGAGCTTGCGAATATCGATGACATCAGGACCAACCGTGCCTTTATAAATTGGCAGATCAATATCTGGTGTTCCATCCGAAAACGAGAGTTTTGCCTTGATGTCCGATTCAATCATTTCTAATCCTTAGTCATTCAAAATTATGATTAATACACTATTCGATCACACGCTTGCACTACTACTTGCACCAAAAGACTGAATTACTTCTCTCTCAGCTTTTGTAAAACTGTTTTAAAGGAGTCAGACTGCATCTCCTGCTCCAGTCCAGCCATCGAATCTTTACGACCGATTAATAAATCCATCAGGTCATTGTCATCTAAGGCCAATAACTGGCTCAATACTTTGCCATCTTCCACGCTTAACTGAGTGCCGTAACGCTCAAAGAAACGCTGCAGAATTAAATCGTTCTCTAGCAAGCCCCTGCGAGCATCACTTTTTAAGCGATATAACTCTGCATTACCGAGGGTCATACTGCCCTACGAACCATCAACTCCTTGATCTTACCAATCGCCTTGGTTGGATTCAAATGCTTAGGACATACATCCACGCAATTCATAATAGTGTGGCAACGGAATAGGCGGTATGGATCTTCCAAGTTATCCAAGCGCTGACTAGTCTCTTCATCCCGACTATCAGCAATAAAGCGATAGGCCTGCAACAAACCTGCTGGACCCACAAACTTATCAGGATTCCACCAGAAAGAGGGGCATGAGGTTGAGCAAGATGCGCACAGAATGCACTCATACAAGCCGTTCAACTCTTCACGCTCTTCAGGGCTCTGCAAACGCTCTTTCTCTGGTGGTGGATTGTCGTTTACCAAATAAGGCTTGATAGACAAATACTGTTTGAAGAACAAAGTCATGTCGACGATCAAATCACGTACGACTGGCAAGCCAGGTAATGGACGCAATGTGATGACCTTAGGCAAAGTCAACATATTGGTCAAGCAAGCCAAACCATTTTTACCGTTGATGTTCATTGCATCTGAACCGCATACACCCTCACGGCATGAGCGGCGATACGAGATAGTTTCATCTTGTTTCTTCAAAGAGATCAAGGCGTCCAACAACATACGCTCACCAGTAAGCTCTAACTCATAGCGCTGCATGCGTGGTGCTGCATCGACATCTGGATCGTAGCGGTAAATTTCAAATATACGGATATCACTCATCTTCTATCTCTCTTACTTAGAAAGTACGTTCTTTTGGAGGAACTGAATCAACAGTCAATGGTTTCAATTGGACTGGCTTATAGTCCAAGCGATTGCCTTCGCTATACCAAAGAGTGTGTTTCATCCAGTTGTCATCATCGCGATGCTGGTGATCGTCATGTGAGTGTGCGCCACGGCTTTCTTTGCGAGCCGCCGCAGAAATCATGGTTGCGTTTGCTGTCTCAACCAAGTTAGCCACTTCCAAAGCTTCAATACGGGCGGTATTAAAAATCTCAGACTTGTCTTTAACCCACAAGTTTTTTGCACGCTCGGTGAGTTTCGCCATTTGGCGAACACCTTCATCCATCAGCTCTTGGTTACGGAATACACCGGCGTATTTCTGCATCGTTTTACGAATATCGTTAGCGACATCTTGTGCATACTCGCCAGAATGAGAGTTATCCAACTTCGCAATACGCTCCAAGGTTTGCTGACCCGCATTCGCAGGTAATTTCTTGAACTCACGATTCTTAAGATTCAAACTAACGATGTGGTTACCTGCTGCACGACCGAATACCAAGAGGTCGAGTAATGAATTAGTACCTAAGCGGTTTGCGCCGTGCACAGAAACGCATGAGCACTCGCCAATGGCATACAAACCATGAACGACTTCATTGTGTTTGCCATTTGCTGGAACAACCACTTGACCATTGATATTGGTTGGAATACCACCCATCTGGTAATGAATCGTTGGCACAACAGGGATTGGCTCTTTAGTGACGTCAACGTTTGCGAAGTTCATACCGATTTCATAAACCGAAGGTAAACGCTTCATGATGGTCTCGGCACCAATGTGCGTCAAATCCAGCACAACATAGTCACCATTAGGGCCGCAACCGCGCCCCTCTTTGATTTCTTGATCCATACACCGAGATACGAAATCGCGTGGAGCCAAATCCTTATAGGTTGGCGCATAACGTTCCATGAAACGCTCGCCATCTTTATTACGCAAGATGCCACCTTCACCGCGGCAACCTTCAGTTAACAATACACCTGCCCCAGCTACACCTGTTGGGTGGAATTGCCAGAACTCCATATCTTCCAATGGGATACCTGCGCGAGCTGCAAGTCCCATACCGTCACCGGTATTAATAAAGGCATTAGTTGATGCATCCCAAATACGACCTGCACCACCAGTAGCCAACATCACAATCTTGGCTTCCAAGATGTATACCTGACCTGTTTCCATTTCAAGGGCAGTAACACCAACCACATCACCCTCGTCATCACGGATCAAGTCGAGCGCTAACCACTCTACGAAGAAGTTCGTTTTAGCGCGGACGTTACGTTGATACAAGGTATGCAACATGGCGTGACCAGTGCGGTCAGCGGCAGCACAAGCACGTTGTACTGGTTTCTCGCCGTAGTTTGCGGTGTGACCGCCAAATGGACGCTGATAAATCGTGCCGTCTGGATTGCGATCGAAAGGCATACCGAAATGCTCTAACTCATAAACCACTTTTGGAGCTTCACGGCACATGAACTCGATCACGTCCTGGTCACCTAACCAGTCAGATCCTTTGATGGTGTCATAAAAGTGATAGTGCCAATTGTCTTCACTCATGTTACCCAATGAAGCACCAATACCACCTTGCGCAGCTACTGTATGTGAACGGGTTGGGAAGACTTTAGTTAATACCGCCACATTGAGGCCAGCTTCCGCTAACTGTAATGAAGCACGCATACCCGAGCCACCCGCCCCAATAATGACCGCATCAAAACGGCGGCGTGGCAATGATTTTTGAATCGCAGTCATCGAATTACACTTTCCACAAAATTTGAACGGCATAAGCCGCACAGGCTACGAGATACAGAACGGTCAACACTTGCAGTGTCAAACGAATACTGACGGGCTTGATGTAATCCATCCAGATGTCACGCACGCCAATCCAAGCGTGATAGAACAAGCTAAAGAAAGCCAAAAAAGTCAGCAACTTCATGAACTGATTACTAAACAGACCAGCCCAACCCTCGTAGCTAGCACTACCAGTTAAGCAGTAGTCGACTAGCAAGACAACCGTAAATACCACCATCACAATCGCAGTGACGCGTTGGATGATCCATTCTTTAAGTCCGTAATGAGCACCAACTACTAAGCGCTTTGGTCCAATTTGATAAATAGGCATGAAATTTCCTTAAATAATGAGCGCTTAGTACAAGTCAAATAATTTGAGACCCACTACAGCAGTGAGAGCGATACCAAGCACCAACACGATGATGGCGGAACGATTGGACTCAGACTTCTCTACGCCGATTTCTAAATCGAGCAAGAGGTAGCGAATACCAGCACAGAAATGATGTAAGAAAGACCAGATCAAACCGAGGCAAATGATTTTTACCAAGATGTTGCTGGTGAATGCTTGAAATTTCTGATAGCTCACCTCAGAAGCCAGACTTTGGTCGAAGAGGTACAAAATGAATGGCAACAAGAGGAATAAGGCTGCCCCACTAATACGGTGAAGGATGGAGACTTTTCCGGCCCAAGGCAGGCGATATTTAATCAACTGGGCCAGACCAATATTGCGATAAACCTGTCGATCTTTTTTTACATTTTGCTGTGCTTCAACCATGGGTAATCTCTATCTTTAGGTGGAGGTTCAGTTTGATTTTGTTGTGTCGCAACATATTCTATTGGAAACCTTGAGGCTATTGGGGGTTTTTAAGGGTTTATAGGGGTTTAAAGGGGGTTTTACGGATAAGTTCAGTTCAATTTGTTTTCGTAATGTTGCTCAGCGGTGTCGTATCTTGCGTGTCTAATTTCTACTGGTTTACTGCCATATGTGAACGCCACCCGCTCTACCGAAAGCAATGGGGCGCCTACTGCCAATTGGAGGTGCTTAGCCAGAGTCTCATCGGCCGCAATTGCTTTGATTTTTTCCTCAGCGCGCACCATGTGAGTAGCGTACTGGCTCTCATATAGAGCGTAGACTGGCCCATGCCATTCATTCAGAGTATCCAGATTTAAATCTTTAAAGCGCGCTCCAGGCAGCCAAATCTCTTCATAAACAATGGCTTGCCCAGCAAAACTCTGAACACGATCAATGTAAATGACGGTGTCACCTGCCTTTAATTTCAGCAAACTGGCGACGTAGGCGCTTGCCTTAGTCTGCTGGCAAACCAAGAATCGGCTAGTGAGATGAAATTTCTCGCCAGAATCAGGCGCCAAGCGTAAGAATCGATATTGCCAATCGTCTTCTTGGTGGGTGGCTACATAAGTGCCCTTACCCTGACGTCTCACCAATAAATTTTGTGCAGCCAGCTCATCAATCGCCTTGCGAACCGTGCCCTGACTGACGGCATAGCGGGCCGCTAACTCCATTTCACTGGGAATAACCTCCCCCGGCAGCCACTCAGAGGCTTGCAAGCTAGCCAAAATCATTGCCTTTATCTGTTCGTACAGAGGGCTAAAAGAGGCAATCGGCAAATTTACTTCTGACAAATCGGCTCCAGCAGAAAGCAATTGGATAAAATTAAGTGTAATTCTAGTCTTGTATAAGACATCTTTGACAGTGTAAAGCGAAAGTTCCTACACTTGAATGGATAATAGAAAAGTTTCCTTAATTAACCTCTTAACCATCCTCTGGAGTTATTAGTAATGGCAAAAGCCCCAATGCGTGTCGCCGTAACCGGTGCAGCCGGTCAAATCGGATATTCCCTTTTATTCCGCATCGCCAATGGCGACCTTTTGGGCAAGGATCAGCCCGTCATTCTGCAATTACTTGAAATTCCAGACGAAAAAGCGCAAAAAGCATTGGGTGGCGTGATCATGGAGCTCGAAGATTGTGCATTCCCACTCTTGGCTGGCGTTACCGCTCACTCTGACCCCTTGACCGCATTTAAAGAGATTGATGTCGCCCTATTGGTTGGCGCACGTCCCCGCGGTCCCGGCATGGAACGCAAAGATCTGCTCTCCGCTAACGCACAGATCTTCACTGCCCAAGGTAAAGCACTCAATGCAGTTGCCAAAAAGACTGTCAAGGTATTGGTGGTTGGCAACCCAGCAAACACGAACGCTTACATCGCCATGAAATCTGCACCAGATATTCCTGCGAAAAACTTTACCGCGATGTTGCGCCTTGATCACAACCGCGCGCTCTCGCAATTGGCGACTAAATTAAATAAACCCGTTGCTGGCATTGAGAAGCTAGTCGTTTGGGGTAATCACAGCCCAACCATGTACCCTGACTATCGCTTTGCAACGGTTGACGGCAAGTCAGTGAAGGACTCCATCAACGATGCAGCATGGAATAAAGATGTCTTTATTCCTACTGTGGGTAAGCGTGGTGCGGCGATTATTGATGCACGCGGTCTCTCTTCTGCAGCTTCCGCAGCCAATGCGGCAATTGACCACGTTCATGATTGGGTGCTCGGAACCAATGGCAAATGGGTCACCATGGGAATTGCCTCTAAAGGTGAATACGGCATCCCAGCTGAAGTGATTTATGGCTTCCCAGTGACATGTGAAAACGGCGAGTACAAAATGGTCGAAGGTTTAGAGATCGATGAGTTCTCACGCGAGCGCATGAATCACACCTTAAATGAATTGCTTGAAGAGCAAGCAGGCGTTAAGCACTTGCTTTCTTAATCCTCTTAGGAAAATACATGAACAAATCTCTTCTGTCCTTAAGCTTTGTATTTGCCGCCCTCATTGGCGTTACAAATGTGAGCGCTAGTGAAGAAGTATTTACGTGGACTTGCAGCGAGAGTAAGCAATTCAAAACAACTGGCACTCTCGAGAAAGTTCGTCTGACTTGGGAAGCCAAGACTTACGACTTGAATCGTCAAACCTCATTGCCAGGTAGCTTGCGTTACAAGAACACTGACACTGGTCATGACCTGGTAGTGCTTGGCAATAAAGCCATGTTATTTAATATCAAGACGGGTAATCGCTTAGCTGATTTCTGCCAAACAGCAGAAATGAAATCTGGCAAATTGCCCCATTTGTTTGCTGGTGCAGAGCCTTTTGTTCAGAACTAAGTTTTAATAGCATCAAATAAAAAAACCGAGAGATCCTCGGCTTTTTTCTTTTTTATTACTCGGTTGATATCTTCGAGTTTGTTGTAACTGCTTAATGAAAGAGTGGTTGCTGTGTTGGCGTATCTTCCGGCATCTCTGCATGCACGGCTTCACCAGATCGATCTGGAAAAAGAGGCGCGCCGCAATCGTCGCAGAGCTCTGGGTCAAATAGCATCGCATGACGAAATACATCTTCTACTCCTGCATCATGCAAGGCATCACAGATTTTTTTAATCGGGCTCTCGTCATCCGATAAATCATTTAAGGCATCACTCGCCACACTCTCACGATCATATAAAGGCCAAATCACACCATACATAATTTCGGAAGAACCCTTGACGCTAAAAGAGATACGGTATTCATCGGCTTGCTCTTCACCAAAGGCACCAACCACGCAAGATAAGCCAGCAGGCAAGATGCCTAGCGTGCTTTCGAGGAAATTAACGCCTGCACGAATACTTAATGGCCGCACATGTTTATCTGCCAAACGGCAGTTAGTAAAGTAAGCCTCCGGTAACAAGAGCTCAAACTCACATCCAGGCAGCATTGCTGCGAGTGGCTCTTGCATCGCGTTTTGCCAGCCAATGAGACTGACACCACGCTCCTGTCTTGCCGGCGATTCTTCTTGCCATTTAAAAATGGGTGATCCGCTAGGCGCACTCAGTGCAGCAATAATGAAACGCGGATCAGCCAGAACTGCAATCGTCTCCGACATATCGCGCAACTCGAGTTTGACATCCTTGCCAGAGATGGCCGCAGTCGCCAATGCTTCTGTTAACACACGTGTTTGGCAATGAG contains the following coding sequences:
- a CDS encoding GntR family transcriptional regulator, which codes for MSEVNLPIASFSPLYEQIKAMILASLQASEWLPGEVIPSEMELAARYAVSQGTVRKAIDELAAQNLLVRRQGKGTYVATHQEDDWQYRFLRLAPDSGEKFHLTSRFLVCQQTKASAYVASLLKLKAGDTVIYIDRVQSFAGQAIVYEEIWLPGARFKDLNLDTLNEWHGPVYALYESQYATHMVRAEEKIKAIAADETLAKHLQLAVGAPLLSVERVAFTYGSKPVEIRHARYDTAEQHYENKLN
- a CDS encoding malate dehydrogenase, with translation MAKAPMRVAVTGAAGQIGYSLLFRIANGDLLGKDQPVILQLLEIPDEKAQKALGGVIMELEDCAFPLLAGVTAHSDPLTAFKEIDVALLVGARPRGPGMERKDLLSANAQIFTAQGKALNAVAKKTVKVLVVGNPANTNAYIAMKSAPDIPAKNFTAMLRLDHNRALSQLATKLNKPVAGIEKLVVWGNHSPTMYPDYRFATVDGKSVKDSINDAAWNKDVFIPTVGKRGAAIIDARGLSSAASAANAAIDHVHDWVLGTNGKWVTMGIASKGEYGIPAEVIYGFPVTCENGEYKMVEGLEIDEFSRERMNHTLNELLEEQAGVKHLLS
- a CDS encoding DUF2863 family protein, producing MAVHRTKPSQRSSPEVEKLVADAISLAASGSQIEDRFWEERLNVRLMRLLKSQNQNVIDAALDQTFRINTVAFEVLADIAETLAESLKMEHEGQEWDVLLLAMPIVAHTRYQIPSGPLPSSIIEATAGALNASIAATDTRLAIVPWLYSIDQMPHSHCQTRVLTEALATAAISGKDVKLELRDMSETIAVLADPRFIIAALSAPSGSPIFKWQEESPARQERGVSLIGWQNAMQEPLAAMLPGCEFELLLPEAYFTNCRLADKHVRPLSIRAGVNFLESTLGILPAGLSCVVGAFGEEQADEYRISFSVKGSSEIMYGVIWPLYDRESVASDALNDLSDDESPIKKICDALHDAGVEDVFRHAMLFDPELCDDCGAPLFPDRSGEAVHAEMPEDTPTQQPLFH